The proteins below come from a single Triticum aestivum cultivar Chinese Spring chromosome 5D, IWGSC CS RefSeq v2.1, whole genome shotgun sequence genomic window:
- the LOC123125495 gene encoding E3 ubiquitin-protein ligase EL5-like — translation MDPDLALHLEIAAVVVMAVIIVAVAVMASGGACDDAAGATGSAAVHDADVEAALGDDTLMTYELATARKKEKAKDKAKEKEEEEEEERCALCLSDYGEGDAGELVRVVPACGHFYHASCGVDKWLRKHRTCPLCRGGLRPQPPLPGLPRPECPPMPPSH, via the coding sequence ATGGACCCGGACCTGGCGCTCCACCTCGAGATCGCCGCGGTGGTCGTGATGGCGGTGATCATCGTCGCCGTGGCCGTCATGGCATCCGGCGGAGCCTGCGACGACGCGGCCGGCGCCACGGGGAGCGCCGCGGTGCACGACGCCGACGTCGAGGCCGCCCTCGGCGACGACACGCTTATGACGTACGAGCTGGCGACCGccaggaagaaggagaaggcgaaggaCAAGgcgaaggagaaggaggaggaggaggaggaggagcggtgcGCCCTCTGCCTGTCTGATTACGGTGAGGGCGACGCCGGCGAGCTAGTGCGAGTGGTGCCGGCCTGCGGGCACTTCTACCACGCGAGCTGCGGCGTCGACAAGTGGCTCCGGAAGCACCGGACGTGCCCGCTCTGCCGCGGAGGGCTCCGGCCGCAGCCGCCGCTGCCGGGGTTGCCACGGCCGGAGTGCCCGCCGATGCCGCCGTCCCATTAG